A part of Anolis sagrei isolate rAnoSag1 chromosome 3, rAnoSag1.mat, whole genome shotgun sequence genomic DNA contains:
- the CTBP1 gene encoding C-terminal-binding protein 1 isoform X4, with protein MKGIRPPIMNGPMHPRPLVALLDGRDCTVEMPILKDVATVAFCDAQSTQEIHEKVLNEAVGALMYHTITLTREDLEKFKALRIIVRIGSGFDNIDIKSAGDLGIAVCNVPAASVEETADSTMCHILNLYRRTTWLHQALREGTRVQSVEQIREVASGAARIRGETLGIIGLGRVGQAVALRAKAFGFNVIFYDPYLSDGIERALGLQRVNTLQDLLFHSDCVTLHCSLNEHNHHLINDFTIKQMRQGAFLVNTARGGLVDEKALAQALKEGRIRGAALDVHESEPFSFSQGPLKDAPNLICTPHAAWYSEQASIEMREEAAREIRRAITGRIPDSLKNCVNKEHLTAATHWASMDPGVVHPELNGAAYSRYPPGVVSVAPPGIPAAVEGIVPNAMSLSHGLPPVAHPPHAPSPGQTVKPEADRDHPSDQL; from the exons ATGAAAG gCATTCGACCACCAATCATGAATGGGCCTATGCACCCACGCCCTTTGGTCGCACTGTTGGATGGCAGGGATTGTACAGTAGAAATGCCAATCCTGAAAGATGTGGCCACAGTGGCATTTTGTGATGCACAATCCACACAGGAAATTCATGAAAAG GTACTGAATGAAGCAGTGGGTGCTCTGATGTATCACACCATCACTTTAACCCGTGAAGATCTGGAGAAGTTTAAAGCACTTCGAATAATTGTTCGAATTGGAAGCGGCTTTGATAACATTGATATTAAATCTGCTGGTGATTTAG GGATTGCAGTGTGTAATGTTCCAGCTGCCTCAGTGGAAGAGACAGCAGATTCTACGATGTGCCACATCTTGAACCTCTACAGAAGAACCACCTGGCTTCATCAGGCCTTGCGAGAAGGAACAAGAGTGCAGAGCGTGGAACAGATCCGGGAAGTTGCTTCTGGAGCTGCAAGAATTAGAGGAGAGACCCTGGGCATTATTGGGTTAG GTCGTGTTGGGCAAGCAGTTGCGCTACGTGCAAAGGCTTTTGGTTTCAATGTCATTTTCTATGACCCATACCTCTCAGATGGCATTGAACGTGCACTTGGACTTCAGCGGGTGAACACTTTGCAAGATCTGCTCTTTCACAGTGATTGTGTCACTCTCCATTGCAGCCTAAATGAACACAATCATCATCTTATTAATGACTTCACCATTAAACAG ATGAGACAAGGGGCCTTCCTTGTTAACACAGCTCGAGGAGGACTAGTAGATGAAAAAGCACTTGCACAAGCCCTGAAGGAAGGCAGGATACGAGGGGCAGCCTTGGATGTACATGAGTCAGAACCATTCAG TTTTAGCCAGGGTCCTTTGAAGGATGCACCAAATCTGATCTGTACTCCACATGCTGCTTGGTACAGTGAACAAGCCTCGATAGAGATGCGAGAGGAAGCTGCACGGGAGATTCGGAGAGCCATCACAG GCCGGAttccagacagcctgaaaaattgTGTTAACAAAGAACACTTGACTGCAGCTACACATTGGGCCAGCATGGATCCAGGAGTTGTTCATCCAGAGCTTAATGGTGCTGCCTACAG CAGGTATCCCCCTGGGGTTGTAAGTGTGGCGCCACCGGGCATCCCTGCAGCCGTCGAAGGAATCGTCCCCAATGCCATGTCCTTATCGCATGGGCTCCCACCCGTCGCACATCCTCCCCATGCTCCGTCTCCTGGCCAAACAGTCAAACCAGAAGCTGATAGAGACCACCCAAGTGACCAATTGTAG
- the CTBP1 gene encoding C-terminal-binding protein 1 isoform X2, with the protein MGSSHLLNKGLPLGIRPPIMNGPMHPRPLVALLDGRDCTVEMPILKDVATVAFCDAQSTQEIHEKVLNEAVGALMYHTITLTREDLEKFKALRIIVRIGSGFDNIDIKSAGDLGIAVCNVPAASVEETADSTMCHILNLYRRTTWLHQALREGTRVQSVEQIREVASGAARIRGETLGIIGLGRVGQAVALRAKAFGFNVIFYDPYLSDGIERALGLQRVNTLQDLLFHSDCVTLHCSLNEHNHHLINDFTIKQMRQGAFLVNTARGGLVDEKALAQALKEGRIRGAALDVHESEPFSFSQGPLKDAPNLICTPHAAWYSEQASIEMREEAAREIRRAITGRIPDSLKNCVNKEHLTAATHWASMDPGVVHPELNGAAYRYPPGVVSVAPPGIPAAVEGIVPNAMSLSHGLPPVAHPPHAPSPGQTVKPEADRDHPSDQL; encoded by the exons gCATTCGACCACCAATCATGAATGGGCCTATGCACCCACGCCCTTTGGTCGCACTGTTGGATGGCAGGGATTGTACAGTAGAAATGCCAATCCTGAAAGATGTGGCCACAGTGGCATTTTGTGATGCACAATCCACACAGGAAATTCATGAAAAG GTACTGAATGAAGCAGTGGGTGCTCTGATGTATCACACCATCACTTTAACCCGTGAAGATCTGGAGAAGTTTAAAGCACTTCGAATAATTGTTCGAATTGGAAGCGGCTTTGATAACATTGATATTAAATCTGCTGGTGATTTAG GGATTGCAGTGTGTAATGTTCCAGCTGCCTCAGTGGAAGAGACAGCAGATTCTACGATGTGCCACATCTTGAACCTCTACAGAAGAACCACCTGGCTTCATCAGGCCTTGCGAGAAGGAACAAGAGTGCAGAGCGTGGAACAGATCCGGGAAGTTGCTTCTGGAGCTGCAAGAATTAGAGGAGAGACCCTGGGCATTATTGGGTTAG GTCGTGTTGGGCAAGCAGTTGCGCTACGTGCAAAGGCTTTTGGTTTCAATGTCATTTTCTATGACCCATACCTCTCAGATGGCATTGAACGTGCACTTGGACTTCAGCGGGTGAACACTTTGCAAGATCTGCTCTTTCACAGTGATTGTGTCACTCTCCATTGCAGCCTAAATGAACACAATCATCATCTTATTAATGACTTCACCATTAAACAG ATGAGACAAGGGGCCTTCCTTGTTAACACAGCTCGAGGAGGACTAGTAGATGAAAAAGCACTTGCACAAGCCCTGAAGGAAGGCAGGATACGAGGGGCAGCCTTGGATGTACATGAGTCAGAACCATTCAG TTTTAGCCAGGGTCCTTTGAAGGATGCACCAAATCTGATCTGTACTCCACATGCTGCTTGGTACAGTGAACAAGCCTCGATAGAGATGCGAGAGGAAGCTGCACGGGAGATTCGGAGAGCCATCACAG GCCGGAttccagacagcctgaaaaattgTGTTAACAAAGAACACTTGACTGCAGCTACACATTGGGCCAGCATGGATCCAGGAGTTGTTCATCCAGAGCTTAATGGTGCTGCCTACAG GTATCCCCCTGGGGTTGTAAGTGTGGCGCCACCGGGCATCCCTGCAGCCGTCGAAGGAATCGTCCCCAATGCCATGTCCTTATCGCATGGGCTCCCACCCGTCGCACATCCTCCCCATGCTCCGTCTCCTGGCCAAACAGTCAAACCAGAAGCTGATAGAGACCACCCAAGTGACCAATTGTAG
- the CTBP1 gene encoding C-terminal-binding protein 1 isoform X3: MSGIRPPIMNGPMHPRPLVALLDGRDCTVEMPILKDVATVAFCDAQSTQEIHEKVLNEAVGALMYHTITLTREDLEKFKALRIIVRIGSGFDNIDIKSAGDLGIAVCNVPAASVEETADSTMCHILNLYRRTTWLHQALREGTRVQSVEQIREVASGAARIRGETLGIIGLGRVGQAVALRAKAFGFNVIFYDPYLSDGIERALGLQRVNTLQDLLFHSDCVTLHCSLNEHNHHLINDFTIKQMRQGAFLVNTARGGLVDEKALAQALKEGRIRGAALDVHESEPFSFSQGPLKDAPNLICTPHAAWYSEQASIEMREEAAREIRRAITGRIPDSLKNCVNKEHLTAATHWASMDPGVVHPELNGAAYSRYPPGVVSVAPPGIPAAVEGIVPNAMSLSHGLPPVAHPPHAPSPGQTVKPEADRDHPSDQL; encoded by the exons ATGTCAG gCATTCGACCACCAATCATGAATGGGCCTATGCACCCACGCCCTTTGGTCGCACTGTTGGATGGCAGGGATTGTACAGTAGAAATGCCAATCCTGAAAGATGTGGCCACAGTGGCATTTTGTGATGCACAATCCACACAGGAAATTCATGAAAAG GTACTGAATGAAGCAGTGGGTGCTCTGATGTATCACACCATCACTTTAACCCGTGAAGATCTGGAGAAGTTTAAAGCACTTCGAATAATTGTTCGAATTGGAAGCGGCTTTGATAACATTGATATTAAATCTGCTGGTGATTTAG GGATTGCAGTGTGTAATGTTCCAGCTGCCTCAGTGGAAGAGACAGCAGATTCTACGATGTGCCACATCTTGAACCTCTACAGAAGAACCACCTGGCTTCATCAGGCCTTGCGAGAAGGAACAAGAGTGCAGAGCGTGGAACAGATCCGGGAAGTTGCTTCTGGAGCTGCAAGAATTAGAGGAGAGACCCTGGGCATTATTGGGTTAG GTCGTGTTGGGCAAGCAGTTGCGCTACGTGCAAAGGCTTTTGGTTTCAATGTCATTTTCTATGACCCATACCTCTCAGATGGCATTGAACGTGCACTTGGACTTCAGCGGGTGAACACTTTGCAAGATCTGCTCTTTCACAGTGATTGTGTCACTCTCCATTGCAGCCTAAATGAACACAATCATCATCTTATTAATGACTTCACCATTAAACAG ATGAGACAAGGGGCCTTCCTTGTTAACACAGCTCGAGGAGGACTAGTAGATGAAAAAGCACTTGCACAAGCCCTGAAGGAAGGCAGGATACGAGGGGCAGCCTTGGATGTACATGAGTCAGAACCATTCAG TTTTAGCCAGGGTCCTTTGAAGGATGCACCAAATCTGATCTGTACTCCACATGCTGCTTGGTACAGTGAACAAGCCTCGATAGAGATGCGAGAGGAAGCTGCACGGGAGATTCGGAGAGCCATCACAG GCCGGAttccagacagcctgaaaaattgTGTTAACAAAGAACACTTGACTGCAGCTACACATTGGGCCAGCATGGATCCAGGAGTTGTTCATCCAGAGCTTAATGGTGCTGCCTACAG CAGGTATCCCCCTGGGGTTGTAAGTGTGGCGCCACCGGGCATCCCTGCAGCCGTCGAAGGAATCGTCCCCAATGCCATGTCCTTATCGCATGGGCTCCCACCCGTCGCACATCCTCCCCATGCTCCGTCTCCTGGCCAAACAGTCAAACCAGAAGCTGATAGAGACCACCCAAGTGACCAATTGTAG
- the CTBP1 gene encoding C-terminal-binding protein 1 isoform X1 — protein sequence MGSSHLLNKGLPLGIRPPIMNGPMHPRPLVALLDGRDCTVEMPILKDVATVAFCDAQSTQEIHEKVLNEAVGALMYHTITLTREDLEKFKALRIIVRIGSGFDNIDIKSAGDLGIAVCNVPAASVEETADSTMCHILNLYRRTTWLHQALREGTRVQSVEQIREVASGAARIRGETLGIIGLGRVGQAVALRAKAFGFNVIFYDPYLSDGIERALGLQRVNTLQDLLFHSDCVTLHCSLNEHNHHLINDFTIKQMRQGAFLVNTARGGLVDEKALAQALKEGRIRGAALDVHESEPFSFSQGPLKDAPNLICTPHAAWYSEQASIEMREEAAREIRRAITGRIPDSLKNCVNKEHLTAATHWASMDPGVVHPELNGAAYSRYPPGVVSVAPPGIPAAVEGIVPNAMSLSHGLPPVAHPPHAPSPGQTVKPEADRDHPSDQL from the exons gCATTCGACCACCAATCATGAATGGGCCTATGCACCCACGCCCTTTGGTCGCACTGTTGGATGGCAGGGATTGTACAGTAGAAATGCCAATCCTGAAAGATGTGGCCACAGTGGCATTTTGTGATGCACAATCCACACAGGAAATTCATGAAAAG GTACTGAATGAAGCAGTGGGTGCTCTGATGTATCACACCATCACTTTAACCCGTGAAGATCTGGAGAAGTTTAAAGCACTTCGAATAATTGTTCGAATTGGAAGCGGCTTTGATAACATTGATATTAAATCTGCTGGTGATTTAG GGATTGCAGTGTGTAATGTTCCAGCTGCCTCAGTGGAAGAGACAGCAGATTCTACGATGTGCCACATCTTGAACCTCTACAGAAGAACCACCTGGCTTCATCAGGCCTTGCGAGAAGGAACAAGAGTGCAGAGCGTGGAACAGATCCGGGAAGTTGCTTCTGGAGCTGCAAGAATTAGAGGAGAGACCCTGGGCATTATTGGGTTAG GTCGTGTTGGGCAAGCAGTTGCGCTACGTGCAAAGGCTTTTGGTTTCAATGTCATTTTCTATGACCCATACCTCTCAGATGGCATTGAACGTGCACTTGGACTTCAGCGGGTGAACACTTTGCAAGATCTGCTCTTTCACAGTGATTGTGTCACTCTCCATTGCAGCCTAAATGAACACAATCATCATCTTATTAATGACTTCACCATTAAACAG ATGAGACAAGGGGCCTTCCTTGTTAACACAGCTCGAGGAGGACTAGTAGATGAAAAAGCACTTGCACAAGCCCTGAAGGAAGGCAGGATACGAGGGGCAGCCTTGGATGTACATGAGTCAGAACCATTCAG TTTTAGCCAGGGTCCTTTGAAGGATGCACCAAATCTGATCTGTACTCCACATGCTGCTTGGTACAGTGAACAAGCCTCGATAGAGATGCGAGAGGAAGCTGCACGGGAGATTCGGAGAGCCATCACAG GCCGGAttccagacagcctgaaaaattgTGTTAACAAAGAACACTTGACTGCAGCTACACATTGGGCCAGCATGGATCCAGGAGTTGTTCATCCAGAGCTTAATGGTGCTGCCTACAG CAGGTATCCCCCTGGGGTTGTAAGTGTGGCGCCACCGGGCATCCCTGCAGCCGTCGAAGGAATCGTCCCCAATGCCATGTCCTTATCGCATGGGCTCCCACCCGTCGCACATCCTCCCCATGCTCCGTCTCCTGGCCAAACAGTCAAACCAGAAGCTGATAGAGACCACCCAAGTGACCAATTGTAG